The segment GCGGTTTTTGATCTGATTTCGCCTCCGGCGGCCAAAGGGACTAAGCCCCTTTGGAATCCCTAATTGCTGGGATATAGGACAAACAAAAGAATGACCTGTCATAATTCCAACTGTGATTTTTGCGGGAGATGTGTAAAAATAGCTGCGCGAAGATAAATTCCATTCAATGCGGTAGTTAAGCACTTATGCTTAAATGTCAAAAAACTCAAGTTATATATGATGACGCAGATGGTGCTTTGTATGCGACCTTGACTTTATGCTGTTTCATCCGTAATCGGGCGATAGATCAATTCAGGAGGAAGTCTAATGCTTGAAGCTGGACAATTAATTTTGCTTATCAACCCCAAGGGCAAGCGCTACCTGCGCATGATCAATCCCGGGGAAGAAATACACACACATGACGGCATGATGTTGACCGACAACATCCTCGCCGGCGGGTTCGGAAAGGTTGTGGAAACCCACTTGGGCCACAAATACCAGATTCTGAAACCCACCATATACGATATCATCAAGGGTCTGAAACGCCAGACCCAGATCATGTACCCCAAAGAGATCAGCTACCTGCTGCTCAAACTGGGTATCGGTCCCGGCACAAGAGTGGTCGAATCCGGCTCCGGTTCCGGTGGCCTGACCACCGCACTGGCCTACTACGTAGGTGATACCGGTAAGGTATACACCCACGAGAAACGCCCCGAATTTTATAAGCTGGTCCGCAAGAACCTTGAATGGGCCGGACTTGAGCACCGCGTTGAACAGTTCAACCTGAACATCGAAGACGGTTTCCTCGCCAGCGATTGCGATGCCCTCTTCCTCGACGTACCCAACCCGTGGGACTACCTGCACCACATTCCCAAAGCAGTAATCCCCGGCGCAATGTGCGGTTTCCTGCTGCCGACCACCAATCAGGTCAGCGATCTCCTCAAGGCCATGGAAGACATGCCCTTCGAAGAGCAGGAAGTCTGTGAAATTTTCGTACGTAACTACAAGCCCGTTGCAGAACGCTTACGCCCCGAAGACCGCATGGTCGGTCACACCGGTTTCCTCGTCTTCGCCCGTAACATGGCTGGTTGCGAAATGAGCGTAGAGCCGCCCAAGAAAAAGCGTCAGAATCGCGGCAAGCCCGCAGCTGACAAGTATCATGTTGATCGCAAGGACATGATTCACGCTAAGAAGGATGTTGAAGAAACATCTGCTCCTGCCGAAGAGAAAAAAGCTGAATCCGGTGAGGATAAGGCTGAATAGTTTCGGTTGTAGATAGTTGAAGATATTAATGATGAAAGCCGGGTCTCCGTGAGGAGGCCCGGCTTTTTTTTGCTTTGATTAAATACGACTTTTCCAGTGTATGGGATTTCTGCTCATATGCATAATGGCTACTACCAACAAACAGTCCTCCCGAATTTGGTAAATGACACCATAAGGAAATCGTGAAATACGTATCCGCCGTGTTCTTCTTGAAATCAAAGACCAGGCTTCAGGATGCTCCTCCATGCGGGAAAGAGCACGCTTGACTTCAGCCGCAAAATCAAATCCTAACCCGGCACTCTGCTCATTATACCAAGAGACTGCTTCATTTAATTCCTGCTGCGCACAGGAAAGAAATCTGATCATTATTCCTGCCGTCCAATGCGGTCAAAGACTTCATCAGCAGAAACTGAATCAATTTTCCCCTGCTCATAAGCATCTATCCGGCTTTCAGCCTCAACGGCCCATTTGCTGTCAATGGACTTACGCCTTGAATCAAAGCTGGCCAGTAAAGCCTCAATCAGCTCTGCTCGTTGCACAGGTGCCAGTTGCAGGGCCTGATCAGTAATGGTGGTAAGGTCAATCATTATATGGCTCCTTCTTACTGGATAAATATAGCTAAAACCATGAGGAGTTTCAATCTCATTTGAGGTGGTGAAGAGGTTACAGATATGAATTATGATGTGAGGAGGACCAGCTTTTTAAATCACCACAAATTACCCCTATTCATTGGTCGAGAAACAATTCTAGGTGGCCCTTCGTTTTTACTTTTATACTCTGGCCTATGATAAAATTGCTCACACCTTTTACACACAAAAAGACGCTCTTCTTCACGAACAGGAACGAGCTTCTCTTCTGCGTAGCATTTTGTACAATATCTCACAGTTTTCCCGTCTTCTTCAGCCTCATATAGCCCATACTTCTCATTAAACTTCAGCTTCTTTTTCATTTTTAAAGATTGTTTCAGTTCATTTATCTCTTCTTCCTTGTCATTAAGTTCCGCTTTAACTCTTGAAATTTGAATCCTTGCATCAGCTAATTTTTCAACCAATTCCGCCAGCTGCAATTTCCAATCAGCCTGCTTAATTGCCTCGCTGGCATCACTTAATTTCGAGGCTATATCGATAGCACTTTTAATTCCACCGAGCGCACTCGCAATAGCTTTCGTTGTAATTGATTCCATATAGCACCAAACCTAATTAATATTTATTTAACCCGCTCCAAAACCCCACACAAACTCTTCAAAACATACCCGGCAATCAACTCAATAAAATCGCCCTTCTCGTCCTCAAGATTACATTTCTCCAATGCTCCATAATAAGCCAGACGACTATCAGTATCCCCGGCAATGTTAACGACCAAATAGCCGCGCTGCATCAAAATTAAGTTCATTACTAACCGAGCAGTACGACCATTGCCGTCAATGAATGGGTGAATTGTGGCGATACGTTCATGCACTTCCGCAGCAAGCACAACGGGATGCAGAACAGGTTCGTTCTTATCGTACCATGCGACCAGCTGCTCCATTAATATCGGAACCTGCCACGGCTGCGGAGGGATATGACGACTACCCGAAATCGCCACCGGAACACTGCGGTACCTGCCTGCGTTTTCGCGGTCTATGCCTTGTAAGATGATGCCGTGAATGTCCTTGATGACCTTCTCTGAAAAAATGGATTCTGCGGACAACTCACGAACGTACTGAATGGCTTCGTAATGGTTTACCGCTTCAAGATGCTCCTGCATGGACTTGCCGCCGATGGTCAGCCCCTTATTGATTACAAGGTCGGTCTCGCGCAGAGTAAGAGTGTTTCCCTCAATGCGGTTGCTGTCGTAGGTGTATTCTATGTTCAGGGCGTCCACGATTTGGGAACTGACGGTATCGCGGCAGGCGTCAAGCTGCGCTTTACGCTCGTCAATTTCGCCAAGCAACGCGGTCAGGGATTCGGATTTTAGGTAATCAGCAGTCATGTACATTTGTTTATCACAAACTGTTTGCTTAGCCTATGGTGGGCAATCAATCCTAAAACGGACCAACTCAATTAGGGCAACTCTACTTCGTCAACTTCTGATCAACTTGACAACTTCTCCTCACAATATACAATATGAGTATGCCATTTGAATATGATGAAAACAAAAGCGCAACCAATCTAGAAAAACACGGAATTAATTTCGAAGACGCGCAAGCTCTGTGGAAGGACCCGAACCTATTAAAAATCCCGGCCCGCACTCAGGATGAACCGCGCAATTTTTATATCGGCATGATTAACGGCAAACATTGGTCTGCCGTAACAACTCCCCGCAATGGAGCTATTCGTATAATTTTGGTGCGCCGCTCCAGAAAGAAGGAGGTGGAACTCTATGAAAGCTAAGGAATTTGATGAAGCATTTGAATCTGATCAGGACATCACTGAGCATCTGGATATGGCAAAAGCGACTAGACCCAACAAAAGCACCAAACGGGTAAATGTAGACTTCCCCGCATGGATGGTTATAGCTCTTGATCGCGAAGCTGAACGGCTCGGCATCAACAGGCAGGCTGTCATCAAGACATGGATCGCCAACCGCATCGACAGCGGGCACTCTGCTGATCTTTAATTTCCGTTCACTCCCAATCATAAAGCCCCGCACTCATCCGAGTACGGGGCTTTCAAATCTCCAACTAAACTTCAACAACTAACGGATATGCCTGTTAATAGCATCCTCATCCTTGCGGCGCTGCACTTCCTGCGCAACCACAGCGGGCACGCAGACCATGTTGACCGGGTTGAAGATGGTCCGCAGGGACTTGGCCAGGACCAAGGCCACCGGGATACCGACAATTGATATGGCGAGGCCCACTATCTGGGTGATGGTGATCAGCGCGAAGATGATCCCGAAGGGAATCCAGAGGATCATGATGATTGCGGAATAGGCCTCCCACGCGGGGTTGGATTCCACATTGAGGTCCTCTTTGGACACCATGGACCAGCTGAACGGCGCGAAAAGGAATTTACTGTACTGGATCAGCCCCAAACCCAGCGGGGAAGCTACTACGGTCAGCACCAGCAGGGAGCCGAGCAGGAAAAACATAATCGCGTTGATGAATCCGAAGAAAGGGAAATACCATAATATGTTTCCAAGTGTTCTCATTTTTATCTCCAAAGTTTATGGACCTGCCATTCACATAATTGCAGATAGCAGTCTATTCCTTTTCTCCTTATCACGAAAAAACTTCAAGTCTTATTCACGCAAAACAACAATGCCCCGACACATGTGCACCGGGGCTTTTCACACTCAAACAACAGCCGAACCTACTTCGACCATTCCCTGATCTTGTTGATTTCTTCCTGTCCCACCTGGATATGCTCCAAGAAAGCCTGATGCTTTTCCGGGTAGAGCTTCTCAAAAGCCTTGTGCCAGTTGTGCATGTCCTTGTCATTGAATCCAGCCTCACGGAAAATTTCAGTCCATTTTTCTTTATCCATTTTAGTGTCCTACTCATGCTCTGCAACCATGTGGCCTGCATGGCTGCGGTTTATATTAATCTATAGATCACTTCTGCTTATTTATTTCTTGCGGGCAATGTAAAAAACATACCCAAGGTAATCATGGTACTTACGCATAATTTCCATTTCCTTTTCATTGCTATCCACAACAGCCTGCGCCTCAGCTGAACCGGAATGTTTTTCAATAAACGCGGGGGTGGCTTCCGCAATTTCCTTGTAAAAAACATCCCACCAATCAGCTTGCGGAAGGATGAAACGGGCTACAACCTCAA is part of the Desulfovibrio sp. JC022 genome and harbors:
- a CDS encoding Fic family protein; translation: MTADYLKSESLTALLGEIDERKAQLDACRDTVSSQIVDALNIEYTYDSNRIEGNTLTLRETDLVINKGLTIGGKSMQEHLEAVNHYEAIQYVRELSAESIFSEKVIKDIHGIILQGIDRENAGRYRSVPVAISGSRHIPPQPWQVPILMEQLVAWYDKNEPVLHPVVLAAEVHERIATIHPFIDGNGRTARLVMNLILMQRGYLVVNIAGDTDSRLAYYGALEKCNLEDEKGDFIELIAGYVLKSLCGVLERVK
- a CDS encoding YccF domain-containing protein — encoded protein: MRTLGNILWYFPFFGFINAIMFFLLGSLLVLTVVASPLGLGLIQYSKFLFAPFSWSMVSKEDLNVESNPAWEAYSAIIMILWIPFGIIFALITITQIVGLAISIVGIPVALVLAKSLRTIFNPVNMVCVPAVVAQEVQRRKDEDAINRHIR
- a CDS encoding CopG family transcriptional regulator — its product is MKAKEFDEAFESDQDITEHLDMAKATRPNKSTKRVNVDFPAWMVIALDREAERLGINRQAVIKTWIANRIDSGHSADL
- a CDS encoding tRNA (adenine-N1)-methyltransferase, with protein sequence MLEAGQLILLINPKGKRYLRMINPGEEIHTHDGMMLTDNILAGGFGKVVETHLGHKYQILKPTIYDIIKGLKRQTQIMYPKEISYLLLKLGIGPGTRVVESGSGSGGLTTALAYYVGDTGKVYTHEKRPEFYKLVRKNLEWAGLEHRVEQFNLNIEDGFLASDCDALFLDVPNPWDYLHHIPKAVIPGAMCGFLLPTTNQVSDLLKAMEDMPFEEQEVCEIFVRNYKPVAERLRPEDRMVGHTGFLVFARNMAGCEMSVEPPKKKRQNRGKPAADKYHVDRKDMIHAKKDVEETSAPAEEKKAESGEDKAE
- a CDS encoding addiction module protein; translation: MIDLTTITDQALQLAPVQRAELIEALLASFDSRRKSIDSKWAVEAESRIDAYEQGKIDSVSADEVFDRIGRQE
- a CDS encoding type II toxin-antitoxin system RelE/ParE family toxin — translated: MIRFLSCAQQELNEAVSWYNEQSAGLGFDFAAEVKRALSRMEEHPEAWSLISRRTRRIRISRFPYGVIYQIREDCLLVVAIMHMSRNPIHWKSRI
- a CDS encoding BrnT family toxin; this translates as MSMPFEYDENKSATNLEKHGINFEDAQALWKDPNLLKIPARTQDEPRNFYIGMINGKHWSAVTTPRNGAIRIILVRRSRKKEVELYES